The following coding sequences lie in one Hyalangium ruber genomic window:
- a CDS encoding non-ribosomal peptide synthetase yields MNDVLKKLAGLSPEKRELLLKKLRQQNAVAAPQAEARPSAIPRAPRSQPLPLSFPQRRLWFLDQFEPGTPAYNIPEFARLLGPLQVEVLERSLNEVIRRHEILRTTFVAEGGEPLQRILPQLTISLPVVALGHLPEAERQARCQELALQVAGTSFDLSQGPLLRATLVRLGAEEHVLLLVVHHIISDGWSTSIIVRELATLYESFSRHQTSPLPELSVQYADFAMWQRQHLQGEVLASQLDYWRRALDGSDSALKLPTDRPRPRVRTHAGGKRSFRVDAAVARQLRALGGQEKASLFMVMLAALQTLLFRYTREPQISVGTYIANRNRTEVEPLIGFFLNTLVMRTELSGNPSFRALLRRVVDVTLGAYAHQDVPFEKLLEELAPTRDTSFSPFFQVMLVLQNTPAASADLGKLRLEPFSTGGEPFAQFDLTLWLVEEAEGLEGVWEYNRDLFDASTIERMVAHFQTLLAGIATQPDRRLSELPLLPDTERHRLLREWNQTEQSFSPGTCLHHLVEAHAARTPDTIAVADPDRRLTYAELNRKANQLAHHLRSLGTGPEQIIGIFLERSVEVAVAVLAVLKAGGAYVPLDPSYPADRTALMLSDSRPHVLVTREALRSALPSSLPLLVRVDADADAIGRHPTTNPEGGAAPDHLAYVVYTSGSTGRPKGVMVTHRSLANSYFAWERDYRLPTLRAHLQMASFSFDVFSGDLTRALGSGAALVLCPREWLLEPEKLYALMRREQVDCGEFVPAVVRLLMGYLQDQAQRLDFMRLVIVGSDTWDMREYHQLRGFCGPDTRLVSSYGLSEATIDSTWFENVTPTPSEQIVPIGRPFANTQMYLLDASMQPVPIGTPGELYVGGVGLARGYWGQPDLTADRFIPNPFDATPGARLYRTGDMARYAADGTIGFIGRNDTQVKIRGHRIELDEIKAKLLEHTAVKAVELLVHDENGNKQIIAYLTLSEPQAATAEELRQGLKKQLPPYMVPAALILMEAFPLTPNGKVDRKALPLPKGIQRDPQEGFVAPRDEVEQRLAAIWEELLSVRPIGVHDNFFDLGGHSLLAVRLTVRIREQLGRTVPLATLFQGPTLEQLAKALQQESSPRPWSPLVTLQAGSGQPPLFCVPGAGGNTLYLRELARRLGPSQPVHGLQARGLDGLAPAHQSVEEMATCYLEALQQVQPRGPYFLLGHSFGSWIAFEMAQQLRKKGEEVAFLGILNTTIPLEQPSTVEGPSFDDADWMASVASTAGRLYGVELAISAEALRPRSPEERRELLTRRLIETGLLPPGTSSQQVQGFVDVYKAAYQITYLPRETRPVPITLFQAQERHEEDGIVPSDFLDDPSWGWKRYAARPVSIERVPGDHMTMMATPHVEQLAEKVRQHLNRAQTEVLR; encoded by the coding sequence ATGAATGACGTGTTGAAGAAGCTGGCGGGGCTCTCTCCAGAGAAGCGCGAGCTCCTCCTCAAGAAGCTGCGTCAACAGAACGCGGTCGCGGCACCCCAGGCGGAGGCCCGGCCCTCCGCCATTCCCCGGGCGCCGCGCTCGCAGCCCCTGCCGCTCTCCTTCCCCCAGCGCCGTCTCTGGTTCCTGGATCAGTTCGAGCCTGGGACTCCCGCCTACAACATCCCGGAGTTCGCGCGCCTGCTCGGGCCGCTCCAGGTGGAGGTGCTGGAGCGCAGCCTCAACGAGGTGATCCGGCGGCATGAGATCCTCCGGACCACCTTCGTGGCCGAGGGCGGCGAGCCGCTCCAGCGCATCCTCCCTCAGCTGACGATCTCGCTGCCCGTGGTGGCCCTCGGGCACCTGCCGGAGGCCGAGCGCCAGGCGCGCTGTCAGGAACTGGCGCTCCAGGTGGCTGGCACCTCCTTTGATCTCTCCCAGGGGCCGCTCCTCCGGGCCACTCTGGTACGACTGGGAGCGGAAGAGCACGTCCTGCTGCTCGTGGTTCACCACATCATCTCGGATGGGTGGTCCACGAGCATCATCGTGCGGGAGCTGGCCACCCTCTACGAGTCCTTCTCGCGCCATCAGACCTCTCCGCTGCCGGAGCTGTCCGTGCAGTACGCCGACTTCGCCATGTGGCAGCGGCAACACCTCCAAGGAGAGGTGCTCGCCTCGCAGCTGGACTACTGGCGCCGTGCGCTCGATGGCAGCGACAGCGCGCTCAAGCTGCCCACCGACAGGCCTCGCCCGCGCGTGCGCACCCACGCTGGCGGCAAGCGCTCCTTCCGGGTGGACGCGGCGGTGGCGCGGCAGCTCCGGGCCCTTGGTGGCCAGGAGAAGGCCTCGCTCTTCATGGTGATGCTGGCGGCACTCCAGACCCTGCTCTTCCGCTACACGCGCGAGCCGCAGATCAGCGTCGGCACCTACATCGCCAACCGGAATCGGACCGAGGTCGAGCCCCTCATCGGCTTCTTCCTCAACACGCTGGTCATGCGCACGGAGCTGTCCGGCAACCCGAGCTTCCGCGCATTGCTGCGTCGCGTGGTGGACGTGACGCTCGGGGCCTACGCGCACCAGGACGTTCCCTTCGAGAAGCTGCTGGAGGAGCTGGCGCCCACGCGTGACACCAGCTTCTCTCCCTTCTTCCAGGTGATGCTGGTGCTGCAGAACACCCCTGCCGCCTCCGCGGACCTGGGCAAGCTGCGCCTGGAGCCCTTCAGCACCGGGGGCGAGCCATTCGCCCAATTCGATCTGACGCTCTGGCTCGTCGAGGAGGCAGAGGGGCTGGAGGGCGTCTGGGAGTACAACCGCGATCTCTTCGACGCCTCGACCATCGAGCGCATGGTCGCCCACTTCCAGACGCTGTTGGCCGGCATCGCCACCCAGCCCGATCGGCGGCTCAGCGAGCTGCCCCTGCTCCCGGACACGGAGCGGCACCGGCTGCTGCGCGAGTGGAACCAGACGGAGCAGTCGTTCTCTCCGGGCACCTGTCTGCACCACCTGGTCGAAGCCCACGCGGCGCGGACACCAGACACCATCGCCGTCGCGGATCCGGACCGTCGCCTCACCTACGCCGAGCTCAACCGCAAGGCGAACCAACTGGCACACCACCTGCGCTCCCTGGGCACCGGTCCAGAGCAGATCATCGGCATCTTCCTGGAGCGCTCCGTGGAGGTGGCGGTCGCGGTGCTCGCCGTGCTCAAGGCCGGTGGCGCCTACGTGCCCCTGGATCCTTCGTATCCCGCGGATCGCACGGCGCTGATGCTCTCCGACAGCCGTCCTCATGTCCTCGTGACGCGCGAGGCGCTGCGCTCCGCCCTTCCGTCCTCCTTGCCTCTCCTGGTGCGCGTGGATGCCGATGCCGACGCCATCGGCCGCCACCCCACCACGAACCCAGAGGGCGGCGCGGCGCCGGACCACCTGGCCTACGTCGTCTACACCTCGGGCTCCACGGGGCGTCCCAAGGGCGTGATGGTGACGCACCGCAGCCTCGCCAACTCGTACTTCGCGTGGGAGCGGGACTATCGGCTCCCGACTCTGCGCGCCCACCTGCAGATGGCGAGCTTCTCCTTCGACGTCTTCTCGGGCGATCTCACCCGCGCGCTGGGCTCGGGGGCCGCGCTGGTGCTCTGCCCTCGGGAGTGGCTGCTCGAACCGGAGAAGCTCTATGCCCTGATGCGGCGAGAGCAGGTGGACTGCGGCGAGTTCGTGCCCGCGGTCGTCCGGTTGCTGATGGGCTACCTCCAGGACCAGGCGCAACGGCTGGACTTCATGCGGCTGGTCATCGTCGGCTCCGACACCTGGGACATGCGCGAGTACCACCAGCTCCGGGGTTTCTGCGGGCCGGACACCCGGCTGGTGAGTTCCTACGGCTTGAGCGAGGCGACGATCGACAGCACCTGGTTCGAGAACGTCACGCCCACGCCGAGCGAGCAGATCGTCCCCATTGGCCGCCCCTTCGCCAACACGCAGATGTACCTGCTGGACGCTTCGATGCAGCCTGTCCCCATCGGAACTCCCGGGGAGCTGTACGTAGGCGGCGTGGGGCTGGCGCGAGGCTACTGGGGTCAGCCGGACTTGACCGCCGATCGCTTCATCCCGAATCCGTTCGATGCCACGCCCGGCGCGCGCCTGTACCGCACGGGTGACATGGCGCGCTACGCGGCGGATGGGACGATCGGCTTCATCGGCCGCAACGACACCCAGGTGAAGATCCGCGGCCACCGCATCGAGCTGGACGAGATCAAGGCGAAGCTGCTGGAGCACACCGCCGTCAAGGCCGTCGAGCTGCTCGTCCACGATGAGAACGGCAACAAGCAGATCATCGCCTATCTCACCCTGTCCGAACCCCAGGCGGCTACCGCCGAAGAGCTGCGGCAGGGACTCAAGAAGCAGTTGCCCCCTTACATGGTCCCCGCGGCGCTCATCCTCATGGAGGCGTTTCCGCTCACGCCCAACGGCAAGGTGGATCGCAAGGCCCTGCCCCTGCCCAAGGGGATCCAGCGGGACCCGCAGGAGGGCTTCGTCGCTCCCCGCGACGAGGTGGAGCAGCGCCTCGCGGCCATCTGGGAGGAGCTGCTGTCGGTGCGCCCGATCGGCGTTCACGACAACTTCTTCGACCTGGGCGGTCACTCGCTGCTGGCCGTCCGGCTGACGGTACGCATCCGTGAGCAGCTCGGGCGCACCGTGCCGCTGGCGACGCTCTTCCAGGGTCCCACCCTCGAGCAGCTCGCCAAGGCCCTCCAGCAGGAGTCCTCTCCACGGCCCTGGTCTCCCTTGGTGACGCTCCAGGCGGGCAGTGGACAGCCCCCGCTGTTCTGCGTGCCGGGTGCAGGTGGAAACACCCTGTACCTTCGAGAGCTGGCGCGGCGGCTCGGCCCCTCGCAGCCAGTCCACGGCCTGCAGGCCCGAGGGCTGGATGGGCTTGCCCCCGCGCACCAGTCCGTCGAGGAGATGGCGACGTGCTACCTCGAAGCCCTCCAGCAGGTGCAGCCGCGTGGACCCTACTTCCTGCTAGGCCACTCCTTCGGAAGCTGGATCGCGTTCGAGATGGCGCAGCAGCTCCGCAAGAAAGGAGAAGAGGTCGCCTTCCTGGGCATCCTCAACACCACCATTCCTCTCGAGCAGCCCTCTACCGTCGAAGGCCCCTCCTTCGATGATGCGGACTGGATGGCCTCTGTCGCCAGCACCGCCGGCCGTCTGTACGGCGTGGAACTCGCCATCTCCGCCGAGGCGCTCCGACCGCGTTCTCCCGAGGAGCGCCGCGAGCTTCTGACACGGCGCCTCATCGAAACGGGCCTCCTGCCCCCCGGCACGAGCAGCCAGCAAGTTCAGGGATTCGTCGACGTCTACAAGGCCGCCTATCAGATCACCTATCTCCCAAGGGAGACGCGCCCCGTGCCCATCACCCTCTTCCAGGCCCAGGAGCGGCACGAAGAGGATGGCATCGTCCCGTCGGACTTCCTCGATGACCCGAGCTGGGGCTGGAAGCGTTACGCTGCTCGCCCTGTCTCCATCGAGCGTGTCCCCGGTGACCACATGACCATGATGGCCACGCCCCACGTCGAGCAGCTGGCGGAGAAAGTGCGCCAGCACTTGAACCGCGCCCAGACCGAGGTCCTCAGATGA